In Zonotrichia albicollis isolate bZonAlb1 chromosome 9, bZonAlb1.hap1, whole genome shotgun sequence, the DNA window ctccagtATCACTTGGTTGATGTGCAGTAGCAAATCTGAACTTCACAGTGCTGCTCAGTTGAGTCCTGCCTTGTCACAGACAACTGCAATGAGGTGCAGGAGCACAACTGTATGCAAACCCCCAGACCTTCCCCCTCCTTTTATGTCCTACCTCCTGCCTCTCCATCACAGCATAGACTCTGAAAAGCCTGTGCTGTGAATGATGGGAGGAGGATGAAATGTCAGGTTTCCCCTGGCCATGGCCTTGCTGTTGAGAAGGTGTCTGGAGGAGCCTGTGGGTGGCTGTGTCCTAGAAAGCCAGCACTTCCTTCTGCCTTGTTCCTGCCCCCTCATCCTCCTGGAGGTCCTGTGTGCCAAGGTAGATATGCAAGTGTGGATACTGCTTAGAGCCCAGGGTAGCTCTtggagggcaggagcagcctcctCAGCCCCAGAGGCCTGCTCAGGTGAGACTGCATGGGTTTGGGGCTCTGCATTTAAATAAGTTCAGTTTCTctctgctgtcttcccccaTCCCTCATGCGAGTCTCACCTTCTGCTTTACAAGCACCGCATCTCTAGAAGTCCCACTATTTGGGTGAGCGGCAGCTTCTCCAGGATCCCAGCTCGCGCTTTATGGGCTGTCCCGGCGTAGCTCtggtccctcctcttcccccggGGATGATTTACTTGTTGGAAGGACGTCGTTTCCCGCAGCTCCTGCCTGCGCCTGGCAGAGCTCTCTCCCTGCGCTAACTCTGCAAAGTGTCCGGagaggccgggccggggctgcgggagccCTGCAGCGGCCGGGCAGCGCCAGCCCCGCCGGGGCAGAGGGAACGGGGAgcagccccttccaactcaCCTGGGACCAGGGATTTTGGCAGCGCAGGGCAGCCCGCGGCCCCGGTGCAGCGGATCGGTCCCGGGGCCTGGCGCTGCCCCGCGGTGAGTCTGCCTGTCCGCGCGTCCATCCCCGTGCCCATCCATTcatctgtccgtctgtctgtcctcACCCCCGCCGTTACGTAAAGCGGCGGGGCGGCGCCTTTAAGAGCAGGGCCGGGGGCGGGTCGGGGGCCGTCCGGgctcccggcggcggcggcaggagGAGGCgggggggcaggaggggaggaaggggtgGCGGAGCCGGAGCTCCAGGGGCGCGGCGCGGGGGGGCTTCCCCAGCGTGCGGGGCCGGGGTGGGGCCCGCACCGCGTGCACCATCCGGGGGCAGGGGGCGAGCGGGGCGCCGGGGGTGCCGGAGGGCGGCGGGTTGAGCCCGGCGGTGCCGGAGGGCGGCGGGGTGGCCccaggggtgcaggagcagggcggCTTCACTCGCGGCGTGCAggaggcggggctgggggcgctgcCCCGCGGCCAGGAGCTGGTGGCCGGCGGCGGGGAGCCGAGGGGCGGCGGGGGGCCGGGccggtggcactgggtgccgcTGGGCGAGCGGACGAGCCTGCAGGAGTGGGGCGAGCGGCCCGGGCCCGTCCCCGCCCTCGGCAGCCCCAAGCCGGGCGCGGAGCCGCGGCGGCCCCGGGAGCGGGGGGCGGCGCGGGCGCGGCGGCGGGCACGGGGCgcggaggaggcggcggcgggcggcagccccggggcgcggcgggcgcggggcgcggTGCGGGGCGTGCAGGAGCACGGCCCCAAGGTCcggcaggagcagggcctggCCCGGCGGGCGCAGCAGGAGCGCGGCGGGGGGCGACGGGACACGGCGAGCCCCCCGGCCCGCGCCCGCTGGTGggtgcggcggggccggcaggaggagggagaggctcGGGGCGGAGTGCAGGAGGAGGGCGAGCTGTACCCGGGGGAGCAGGAGCACCCCGGCGGCAACCCCGGCACCCGGACCCCGGCACACCGCCTGAGCCGCAGGAGGTCCGCCCGGGTGTGAGGCCGCAGCCCGTGCCCGGTGCccgctgccccggggctgaTCCCAGCCGCGTCCCGGACGTCCCCGGCGTCGATCGTCGCACCCCGCCCCGGCAGGTGTGCGGGCTCGTCTCGCCTGGCATGCCGGCTGTCTGGAGTGCCGCCGTGCCCGTCCTCGCCCTCCGGTGACGCTGCAGACTCGGCGCAGGATGCggtggcagtggcagtgagCGCACAGGTAAGGAACGAGGCGCGACCCCGTGGTTGGGGTGCCgcgaggggcaggggtcttcaGGGCttggcactgtgctgctgcccgGTTGACGGCTGAGTGTGCCGGTGTGTTGGCACCGTGCCCCGCAGCACTGCGAGCTGCGGTGCTCCCCTCGTGCCCAAGCACTGCGGGACTGCTCAGTCCCGGCCGGCAGCAGGCCcgacctcctgctccagctgccagggcagagcaggcagcagggtctgctgtgagTGGGTGCCTGGTGCCCTTGAACTCTCCTAAACCACAGCGGAAGCTGggggaaggttttttttttttttcctggagaaaaggcagctttgctcttccttttccctgggctcGTGGGAGCTGTGGCACTGAACAGAGGATCCTTGTCCTCCGGGGCCAGCCCCGCGCCTCGGGCTGTTGTACTGCGGCCGAAACCCCGGGCAGCAGTGAGGTGCCGGGAGCCTCTGACCTCTGGCCCAGCATACAGCATTGTGGCTGTGTCCAGCCGTGTTGTGGCAATTTTTCTCTGAACAGTTCAGGAGTGCTTGGTACTTTGGTctttgttgttttgcttttgtaaaTAAAAGTTTTAAGTTAAACTTGGTAAGGTGGTGCTGACAGTCCAGACAAGGATCCCACCATGCTGCGCAAATCCTGCTCAGCTTCTCACAGCATGATTAGACCCCTTGCccactctgagcagcagctgggaaggaggttTGGAGTGGCCAGAGGAGCCCGGGCAGGGACAGTGTctctggcagcagtgctggggctgggctgtctgggcaggacaggctggggcagagcctggcgCTGGCACTTCCCCACACCCTCAGCTCCCTGGGGCCGCTGGGTGCAGCGGGTACACCGGGGCGGCCCggtgctgctgggctctggcacCGGCTCAACATCTTGCAAAGGGTGTCCCTCTGCCAGGCACTGTGGGCTCTGGAGGTTGTGCATTCTCCCCTCTTACTCAGCCGTTCATTGAGCTGGCTCAGGGAAAAGCTTTCAACAAAATGTCTGGGCTATGGGCTTTGCAAAAGTCTCCTAAAAACAGGACCTGCCTCGTGAAGTGTCTTTGAGCAGGTCTGTGCTACCAGGCACCTCTTTAGGGAGAGCGCCCAGGACAGACCCTGGGTGCTGCACGCCCAtgctcagctgcagccctgctcccactgccagccctgagcccgcagatgCCGCAGGGAGTGGGGGGTTGAAGCAGCTTCCGCATCCCCCGCCGGGCGCGCCGAGGCCTGGGGGTGCAGGGTGGGAGCTGTGCAACCTGTTACCAGCCCCTGGAGCTACCGGAGCCTCCTCAGCCTGGTATTTGTTAGAGCAGGGTGGAGTGTGGTGGGTATGGCTGGGGGGCTAGCaatgccctcctcctcctcaggcaGCTGCCAGCCTGCTGTCCCACTGTGACTCAGCCTCCCCGGGGCAAAGGGGGCTCCTCAtaagcagaggagcagcccctaCAAGACCATGAACTACTGTGAGTTTGTAGCCGAGCCCTGTCCTAACCAACTGCAGGCTAGACTTTACAccatgcctcagtttccccctgAGAAGTCCCATCCTGCCCATGGAGCCGCCTGGGTTTTGAACTTCAGTTGTGTCCATGAGGGATGATAGCTGTCAGGGGCAAAGCATCCTAGGGGGCACTGCCCACTGGTATGGGTTttgggggacaggaggaggcTCTGCTTCATACACAGACCGTGCCAGGATAGGAAGATTTAGGAGAAAGTCTTGTTCCATCCCTTTGCTGAGCAGCCCTGCCGGAGGGCcactgctcccactgcagcctgGCTAATTAGGGTGCTGTCAGTTAGTGCTAATGACTGGCAAATACTGAATGCTCTGGCTAggatgctgtgctgctctggtgcTGGGGAACTGCAGGGACTGagccttcattcccctcttcgAGCTCTAGGGGTCCCAGCTCGCCTGCTCTCAGCCCGAAGGGAAGATGCTGCAGTGTGGATGTGGCTTTGTGCCAGTCTGGCCTGAGACCTGACAAACTTGTTTtgtgccagctgcagcctggcccaAGGACACATCCTGTGCTGGGGTGGAGATGGGGGTATGCTGGCAGCACCCCCGGGTGGAGGAGCAGGTTGCACCAGGGCTCAGGGTGCATCCTGGTGCCCCCCTTCCCTGGCAGGACTGGGGCAAAGCTCTCCTGGGGCGCAGGTCCGCAAAGGCTCTTcctgctgccttggcagagCGGGGCATGACTCTTCTGGATGCAGAAACACTCCCCATACCTTAACTTCCAGGAAGTCTGGAGTGTCTGAGGTGAACTGATGGGGGTGCCAGGCAGGGATGCCCATTCTGAATTCTCCCACTTTGCCCCAGGGGTACCCTGTGACCGGTGTCACCTGAGCCCTGACGTTTTGCCGCCTCTCACACTGCCCAGTTCTCTGTGACACCGGCTGGCACTGCTAAGGGATCCCCCTGTGCTGTCCTGTGGCCCAGGTGAGATCAGTGGGGGGGGGCTGGCAGGCACCAACCAGCCTTGCATCAGGGCAGGGTGacagtgtccctgcagtgagTGACACCAGGGCTCAGTGGTGCCAAGCCTGCTGCCTCTTCATCTCCCCAGCAATGAGGGTGCCAGGGACTCTTGCTTTGTTGTTTGTCCCCCAAAACACTGCACTGTGACCCTGCCTTggtgggagagctggggctgaggtgaCGATCATTTATGGGGTCAGCAATTGCTGCCCATGCCGGCGAGCTGGGAGGTGCAAGGGAAGCTAAGCCCGCCCCAGCTCGACCTGCAGAGCGGATTTAGCAGAGGAAAGAGGCTTAGGGAGGGGATTGGGGCTgtgccgggctggggggccccCCCACGTGCCTGTGTCTTTCCTTCCCACACATccactgctgcaggcaggggctcAGAGCAAACAGGGGATGCTCCGTGCTGGGGGACAGGGTCAGGCCAtggggccaggctctgggagcccaGAGATGGCAGCGAGGAGGAACCTGGCACCTCGGCCTCCCCGACCCCCCCTGCCACAGGGGTCACCAGCCCTCCGTGCTGGCCCCCCGAGACCTCCTGCTTGCTCCATCCAGCCAACCAAGCAGCATCAGGTGCCTGCACCGAGGGAGGTAAAGCACCCGCTGATATGGGGGTACGTGGGGTGGCACGGTgcggtgaggggctgggggcggtCCCCGGGGagctgggtggcagcagcatccCTCAGGTGGGCAGGATGCCGGCGGCAGCCTAGCCTGTGGTGGGAGCGGGCTGTGTTTGTACGCGTggagatgtgtgtgtgtgtgtgtgcacacctgCGCCGTGGCAGCCGGGCTGGGGAGTGTGTCACCACAATTTGGGGCCGCCCTCggggccctgccagggctgaaCAAGCCAGCCCGGGGTGACGGTGCGGCTGCCCTGCTGCCGCCGCAGTCAGTGAGATCACTTCCAGGCGACACAGCTGCCAGGAAGGCGGCAGGAAGGTGGCAGGCGGGCTGTGACAGTGAGCGGGGTGATGTGATGGAGGTGAGTGGGGGAACCTGTTCCCCTCTGGGAGCTTGTTTTGGGGACCCACCACTTTCTGGGACCCTCAGTATGGGGTAGTGGGCGTAGGGGAGGCTGTGGTACTGGTCCCAGGGATGTGGGGCCAAGAGTGGTGTCCCATAGGGCTGAGGAACGCCAGTGTCCCCACAGAGGGGAGGGACACCTTGTGTTCAGTATTGCTGTCACACCCTGGAGGGTAGAAGACAGTGCTGCCTATCCAGTGGTTATCATTGTGGTGCGACCCCCCTGAGGGTGGGAATTACAGGGAGGTGAGTCAAGGCTGGCAGGGCACAATGCCATTTGTCCCCTTGTACGGTACCTAATCATTTTGGTGTCAGTTAAGCCTGGGCAAGCCAGGACGCCGACGAGTGGAGGGGGTGTGACCCAAATCCATGCCCaaggctgtggggacaggggctgTCTCTGCTCATCCCGCACAGCATCGCGCTCCCGGAGCAGGCTGgtgagggttttggggtggcacagggcgGCTGTCCCGGGAGGGAAGGTGGCATAGCACGTGCATCAGTCACCGTGCCGCGGCGTGCCAGCGCGGTGACGCCGGCGGGCCGTGCGCGGGGGCGGCTCGCTGCTCCCACGCCGCAGGCCCGGCCCGCCTCGGCTCGGCGGCTGAGCTCACCTCCGTGGTATGGCAGGAGGAGCCGCCAAGGGGCTGCTCCCGCCCGGCCCCTCAGCCAGGGCAGATCCCCCCGGGGTTGCGGGTGTTTGTTTCTCCGGAGCggagagaggggaaggggggTAGGACACGCTCTTGTCCCTGCCTTGGCACGGTGACAGCCTGGTGTCACTGCTTTGGCTGCGCCGGGTTGTCAGGGCTCTATGGGGGAACAATGATGGATCCTGGGGGTCAGATCCATGGGGCATCATTCCCTGTGGCATTGGCATGAGGGGCAGACTGGTCCCTGGGGCCTCTGCTGTGCCCCAAGGGACAGGCAGGTCACAAGGGACTTTGAGGGGGCTGCAGGCCcacacccccccaccccccgaTTTCAACTTGCTTGTGGCTCTGGTCCGGAGCTGTGGgggggggactgtggctgggcaGCGCTGGGGTACAGGCCGGTCCCCATGTGCAGGTGTGGGGGTTCGCGTACAGGCTGGTCCCCATGTGCAGGTGTGGGGGTTCGGGTACAGGCCGGTCCCCATGTGCAGGTGTGGGGGTTCCCCACATCCAGGGTGGTTGTGCCAGCTGCGGCAGCGCCTGGCAGAGGTCCAGGagacccccagccccctccgAGGAGGTGGGGGGAGAGGATCGATCCTGGCGTGGCCTTCGGACCCCCATCCCAGCGGCACCCCCGGGGCCTGGCTGCCGTGCCAGCCCTGCCGTGCTTGCGCCAGCGCTGCTGGTCGCTGCGGAGCAGCCATCTTCCCGGTGCATCCCATCCCCCTCTGCCTGCGCAGGGAAGCGGGCGGGATGCTGGGGATACTGCCGGCGCCAGAGCCCCCCCGTCCCTCTGCAGGTGCTTCCCTACCCATCCTGCCTGCTCTAGAGCCCCGGCTGCTTGACGATGGTCCCCCCTCATCCTCCTCCGCCTGCCTGCCTGGTGCACCGTGCCGGGGTGCGGGGAGAAGGGGGCTGCGAGCGCGGCGCGGGCGGCGATGCCACCACCTCTGCACTCAGGAGCCGGAGCAGGGACAGAAGGTGGGCGGTTGGGCTGCTGCGCCGGGAGGAGCACAGTGGTGTCAGGCTGGGATTGGGCTGAGGGCAAGCGCTCCAGGGGCtgtctcccttttccctttccgtctgcatccctccatccatcctccaCCTCCCCAACCCCCACCATTGCTGTCGCGGTCACCTTCACCCTCTCGCTGTTTTCCGGAACTGCAGCAACTTTCTGCCATGTGATCCCAAACCCGGCTCCAGCCCTCGCCGCCCCCAAGCAGACGCGGGCGTCTCCGCAGAGCCCCCCACTCGCCGCTGCGCCGCAGCCGCCGCCTCAGCAATGGGCGAGAGATGCGACTACCAGCGCTTGAGCAGcgccgaggaggaggaggaagtgcACGggcccctgccccacagcttcTCGGACAGCACCGGGCAGCGGGCCCTGCGGCTGGGCAGCAGGCGCCCCACGCCGCCCTCCCGGCAGGACACCGCCCCGGGCATGCCGTGCCGGCGGGTCAGTGGGGGGAATCGGTAGAGGGGAGCAGCGGGGGCACCTGGCTGAGCTTGATGGCCCCAGGATGGGCATTGGTTGGCAGCTGACAGGAGGTCTCTGCATGGCATCTCCCCTCTGCAATGTGCTGTACCCCCCGCAGCATCCGGGGCAGCATGACATCCCCCCCTTGCTCGGCTGTGCTGGCATCCTGACCCACGAGAGGGGGGCTGCCTGCTGCTTCttgctggggaaactgaggcatgggGGAATGGTGTGAGGCTCAGCTAAGCCTGGCACAGCTCGTGGAGGGGGGAGCACGGTGCCCAGCACAGGATGCCATCCCCCAGCTGCAGCGCTGCAACCAGACGGTGGCCCTGCAGGCTGCCATCCCCGCAATGGAGCGTCCCTGGGGGATGTCAGGCGTTGCATGGATGTGGGGAACCTGTAGGTGCGGGGGCTTGAGGTGTAGGACAGGTGTTGTGGTGTCATTAGGGATAGATGTGATGCGGGAGGACTGACCCCCCACGTGCCAGCTCGCACGGGTGTGTGCGCTGCCAGGCGAGCACGGAGGCGACGAACGCGCCACATCGGGGGTGGGCACCGTGGGCGCGCAGGGGGCCGGCGGCGCCAGGTGCGCGGCGGGCGGAGGCGGGAGCGGGCCGGTGCCGGCGGCGGTGCCGCGGTGTTTGCGCACGTGCGGCCGGGCAGGGCGGCGGCCGGGGCTGCGCGGAGGGGACGTGCGTGGGGGGCGGCTGCGGTTGTGCAGGTGGCGGGAGGCACGCGGGGGGATTGCTCCTGTGTGGTCCTGCACCGTGCATGAGCCTGGGCGCACGTAGGGTGGGTGCATCCCTGGCGCTGCAGGGATGGGTGTGCGTGGCAGGGGCGTGCAGGGCACCGAGGGCCGAGCAGCACCTGTGCGGCGGGGCTAGGGGATTTGTGACTTCTCCAGCTCAGGGTGGGAGTTTGCTGGCGGGATGTCTTGCCCCGCTCAGAGTGGAGATTGCAGGATCACTCCCTGTGCGTGTGGGTCTATGGCAGAAGGGGAAGTTGAGGCACAGAACTTCCTCTGGCATGGTGGGCAAAGCTGgg includes these proteins:
- the LOC113459002 gene encoding uncharacterized protein LOC113459002; amino-acid sequence: MGVRRPRQDRSSPPTSSEGAGGLLDLCQALPQLAQPPWIPLPLAAPQPRGRASFLTCALTATATASCAESAASPEGEDGHGGTPDSRHARRDEPAHLPGRGATIDAGDVRDAAGISPGAAGTGHGLRPHTRADLLRLRRCAGVRVPGLPPGCSCSPGYSSPSSCTPPRASPSSCRPRRTHQRARAGGLAVSRRPPPRSCCARRARPCSCRTLGPCSCTPRTAPRARRAPGLPPAAASSAPRARRRARAAPRSRGRRGSAPGLGLPRAGTGPGRSPHSCRLVRSPSGTQCHRPGPPPPLGSPPPATSSWPRGSAPSPASCTPRVKPPCSCTPGATPPPSGTAGLNPPPSGTPGAPLAPCPRMVHAVRAPPRPRTLGKPPRAAPLELRLRHPFLPSCPPASSCRRRREPGRPPTRPRPCS